The DNA sequence CCGCCGTCCGGGCATCACCCGACCGCTTTCGGAAATCGATCGTCGACATTGGCCGATGGCCAGACGGTGCGGCTATGACATGCGCATGGACGTCACCACCGCTGTCAACACTCGCGCCTCGATCCGTTCGTTCCTGCCGACGCCCGTCGCCGACGAGCAGATCGCCGACCTCCTCCGCACCGCCTCTCGGGCCCCGTCAGGCGGCAACGTACAGCCATGGCGCATCTACGTGGTTAACGGTGACGCGACGAAGCGACTCGTCGAGCGGGTGGCCGCGGCCGAACCCGAGAAGCCGCTGTACGACGTGTATCCAGCGAACCTCTGGGAGCCGTACCGCACCAACCGCTACAGCCTCGGCGAGGCGATGTACGAGACCATGCAGATCGGGCGAGACGACAAGGCCGCACGCTATGCCCACCTCGCCCGCAACTACGAGTTCTTCGGCGCCCCCGCGGCGATCTTCTGTTTCCTCGACACCAAGATGGGGCCGCCGCAGTGGTCCGATGCCGGCATGTTCCTGCAGACGTTCATGCTGCTCGCCACCGAGGCCGGGCTCGACACCTGTGCCCAGGAGGCGTGGGCCAACTGGCCGCAGACGGTGAAGGACTTCGTGGGCGCCCCCGACGACGAGATGCTGTTCTGCGCCGTCGCCATCGGCCACGCCGACCATGACGCCCCCGTCAACTCACTACGGTCCGAGCGGATGCCGATCGAGGAGTTCGTCACCTTCGTCGGCTGATCGGGATGATCCTGTCAGGCGGACGCTGACACACCAGCTGATGCCCTCACACCAGCTGACGCTGACACACCAGCTGACGCTGACACACCAGCTGACGCTGCGGCCTCGGCGGCATGATGCGACGACCGTGTGAGCGGGCTCGACTCCACGTGGGCGAAACCAAGCACCGTTTCGCCGTAGGCCTTCAGCTCGTCGAACTCGTCGGGCGTCCACCACCGGTGCACCGGCAGGTGGTGCGTGGTGGGGCGCAGGTACTGACCGATCGTGACGATGTCGACGCCGGCGGCTCGAAGATCGACCAGGGTCGCCCGCACCTCGTCGGGAGTCTCGCCCATCCCGACGATCATCCCCGATTTGGTGGTCATGCCGTGCTGCTTGGCCCGAGCCAGAAGCGCCAGACTCCGGGCGTACCCGGCCGATGGCCGCACGGCGCGCTGCAGGCGTGGCACCGTTTCGATGTTGTGGTTCAACACCTCGGGATGAGCGTCACAGATGGTCGCCAGATCGTCGGCCGAACCCTTCAGATCCGAGATCAACACCTCGACCCCGACGCCCGGCGTTCGCCCATGGATCGCCCGGACGGTCTCGGCCACGATCTGCGCGCCGCCGTCATCGAGGTCGTCTCGGGCCACCATGGTCAGGACGGCAAAGTCGAGACCGAGGTCTTCGATGGTGGCGGCGATTCGCTCCGGCTCGTCGTGATCGACCGCCGCAGGCTTCTGGGTATCGACCAGGCAGAAGCCACATGCCCGGGTGCAGCGCTCGCCCAGGAGCATGAACGTTGCCGTGCCCTCGTTCCAGCATTCGAAGATGTTGGGGCATCCCGCCTCCTCGCACACGGTGACCAGACCCCGCTCGCGCGACACCTTCGACAGCCGACGGAAGTCGTCGCCGGTCGAGAGCTTGACCCGCATCCACTCGGGCTTGCGGGTGCTGACGTCGAGTCCATCGGCGACCCCGGCGGCATCCAGACGACGGCCCAACTGCACCGGCACCCCGGCACGTTCCGGCCGGATCGCCTCACCCGGACCTTCGCCTCGGGTGAACGGTGCGAGGTCGCTGGTCGAGACCCGATGAGCGACTTCGTGGCGCTCTACTGGACGGCCGGGAGCGAAGTGGTGAGCGGCGTGTCGGCCGACGACCTCGACCACCTC is a window from the Acidimicrobiales bacterium genome containing:
- a CDS encoding nitroreductase, whose protein sequence is MDVTTAVNTRASIRSFLPTPVADEQIADLLRTASRAPSGGNVQPWRIYVVNGDATKRLVERVAAAEPEKPLYDVYPANLWEPYRTNRYSLGEAMYETMQIGRDDKAARYAHLARNYEFFGAPAAIFCFLDTKMGPPQWSDAGMFLQTFMLLATEAGLDTCAQEAWANWPQTVKDFVGAPDDEMLFCAVAIGHADHDAPVNSLRSERMPIEEFVTFVG
- the lipA gene encoding lipoyl synthase, producing MSHPSASEHDRSANAEPLHLRWLGKIGYAEALDLQQQMVGGTADHLLLLEHPPVYTLGVRTKPEHLLVDPTHYGAEVVEANRGGDVTFHGPGQLVGYPILTVAGRRGGGMADTVAYVTSVEQTIIDALAELGLETGRIRGCAGVWVDPDGPDARKIAAIGVRLVRGRSMHGFALNVDVDMTWFDHIVPCGIADRGVTSLAAEGIDVAMSEVVEVVGRHAAHHFAPGRPVERHEVAHRVSTSDLAPFTRGEGPGEAIRPERAGVPVQLGRRLDAAGVADGLDVSTRKPEWMRVKLSTGDDFRRLSKVSRERGLVTVCEEAGCPNIFECWNEGTATFMLLGERCTRACGFCLVDTQKPAAVDHDEPERIAATIEDLGLDFAVLTMVARDDLDDGGAQIVAETVRAIHGRTPGVGVEVLISDLKGSADDLATICDAHPEVLNHNIETVPRLQRAVRPSAGYARSLALLARAKQHGMTTKSGMIVGMGETPDEVRATLVDLRAAGVDIVTIGQYLRPTTHHLPVHRWWTPDEFDELKAYGETVLGFAHVESSPLTRSSHHAAEAAASAGVSASAGVSASAGVRASAGVSASA